The Fodinibius saliphilus genomic interval TTTGATTTTGGAGGGGACAGAAGCAAAGCATCAGCAATACTTACTGCTTTTAATGCAGCCTTTAATATAGATGAAGCCGCTCATAATAATATAGAACGCTTAGCTAATGAAGATTCATTGGTAATTGTTACCGGCCAACAGTTGGGTATATATGGAGGTCCCCTGTATACCATCCTAAAAACGGTTACTACAATTCATATCGCCAAACAACTAGAGCAGAAATTGGATCGTCCTGTTATTCCTATTTTCTGGCTTGCCGATGAAGATCATGACTATGAAGAAATACGTTCTATATCAGTACTAGATAGGGATAAGGTGCAGTCTTACGCCTTACCGCCTAAAAATGATAAGTTGCCTACGGTTTCAGAAATAGAGATACCGGAAGCTATTGATCAAATGAAAGCTGAACTAAAAGAATCCCTTTATGATACTGATTTCTCAGAGGAACTCTGGGACCTATTAGATAATTCTTTTACTGCTTCAAATACTTTCTCAGAGGCTTTTGGTCAGTGGATAAGCAATTTGTTCTCTAAGTATGGGCTAGTGCTGGCGGGTAGTAAAAATATTGAGGTGAAAGAAGCAACTAATAAATTCTTAAAGAAGTCTATCACCAAAGCAAGTGACATTCGCAACCAGCTTGATGTCCAGTCTCAGCGAATTGGCAAAGAATTTCATAGGCAGGTTACTATCTATGATTCTAATCTATTTTATTTAAATGGTGATTCGGGACGTACCAAGATTGCCCGAAATGGAGATGGATGGAAGACAGATGCCGGGCATGAGTGGGAGACGGATCAGTTGGTAGAAGAGATTGA includes:
- the bshC gene encoding bacillithiol biosynthesis cysteine-adding enzyme BshC — encoded protein: MQLSDYSFETLPFSDLFKTYITNFDELSDFYETNPFDSKAIVRKAEEFDFGGDRSKASAILTAFNAAFNIDEAAHNNIERLANEDSLVIVTGQQLGIYGGPLYTILKTVTTIHIAKQLEQKLDRPVIPIFWLADEDHDYEEIRSISVLDRDKVQSYALPPKNDKLPTVSEIEIPEAIDQMKAELKESLYDTDFSEELWDLLDNSFTASNTFSEAFGQWISNLFSKYGLVLAGSKNIEVKEATNKFLKKSITKASDIRNQLDVQSQRIGKEFHRQVTIYDSNLFYLNGDSGRTKIARNGDGWKTDAGHEWETDQLVEEIEENPDHFSPNVFLRPILQDALLPTLGYVAGPGETAYYGQMKKMYACFNLEMPVIFPRLSATIIEPAIDRIINELPFDFHEYGDRIEDLESAYVDRTEQHDIEAIFDEWKKDVEKLAEKKTKEVANIDPTLEGASGKAKATYLNELNKLKGKVYRAVKKQDQTQLQRIKRIKAHTFPGDGLQERVIASIFYMNKYGVDIWDELLNNLSEEEQFDHHKLIYM